One stretch of Ornithinimicrobium ciconiae DNA includes these proteins:
- a CDS encoding formate--tetrahydrofolate ligase — MSRPTPLPSDLEIASTARLRPMAEVAADLGVAPEHVEPYGHDVAKIDLAAAAGVPRGKYVVVSAITPTPLGEGKTTVVVGLTQALRRLGTNAVATLRQPSMGPTFGIKGGAAGGGYSQVVPMERLNLHLTGDFHAITAAHNLLSAAVDNHLHFGNELGLDERNITWRRVMDVNDRSLRNVIVGLGARADGVVRETGFDITAASEVMVLMTLATSYQDMRARLGRIVVGYTGVGKPVTAEDLGVAGAMAVILRDALKPNLLQTLEGGPALIHCGPFGNIATGTSSVVADKVALSHADVVVTEAGFGADMGAERFFNVKCRLGGLEPAAAVVVATVRALKVHSGHYDIKPGRPLPEALFAESPDEVRAGLANLRKHLEIIQSFGVTPVVAINAFPQDHDSEHAVIAGLAAELGVRCAVTRHVAQGGAGAEDLAREVLAASEQPTRFTTTYALEDTLEEKIEAIATRVYGADGVDYTPAAAKSLQTYEDAGFGDLPVVIAKTHLSISSDPTLRGAPTGWRLPVREVRANVGAGYVYAIAGDMRTMPGLSRHPNAERIELAPDGTISGLS, encoded by the coding sequence ATGAGCCGTCCCACTCCCCTGCCGAGCGATCTGGAGATCGCCAGCACCGCCCGCCTCCGTCCGATGGCCGAGGTCGCCGCCGACCTGGGCGTTGCCCCTGAGCACGTCGAGCCCTACGGCCACGATGTCGCCAAGATCGACCTCGCCGCTGCCGCCGGGGTGCCGCGCGGGAAGTATGTCGTGGTGTCGGCCATCACTCCCACACCCCTGGGAGAGGGCAAGACGACGGTCGTCGTCGGACTGACCCAGGCCCTGCGCCGGTTGGGGACCAACGCGGTGGCCACGCTGCGGCAGCCGTCGATGGGCCCGACCTTCGGGATCAAGGGTGGTGCCGCCGGTGGGGGCTACAGCCAAGTGGTGCCGATGGAGCGCCTCAACCTGCACCTGACCGGAGACTTCCACGCGATCACCGCAGCGCACAACCTGCTCTCCGCCGCAGTGGACAACCACCTACACTTCGGCAACGAACTGGGCCTGGACGAGCGCAACATCACCTGGCGCCGGGTGATGGACGTCAACGACCGGTCGTTGCGCAATGTCATCGTCGGGCTCGGGGCGCGGGCCGACGGGGTGGTCCGGGAGACCGGCTTCGACATCACGGCGGCCTCCGAGGTCATGGTGCTGATGACCCTGGCCACCTCCTATCAGGACATGCGCGCACGGTTGGGCCGGATCGTGGTCGGTTACACCGGGGTGGGCAAGCCGGTCACGGCCGAGGACCTCGGCGTCGCGGGCGCCATGGCGGTCATCCTGCGTGACGCGCTGAAGCCCAACCTGCTGCAGACGCTGGAGGGCGGGCCGGCGCTGATCCACTGCGGCCCGTTCGGCAATATCGCCACCGGCACCTCCTCGGTGGTCGCCGACAAGGTGGCCCTCAGCCACGCCGACGTGGTCGTCACCGAAGCCGGTTTCGGGGCCGACATGGGCGCCGAGCGGTTCTTCAACGTCAAGTGCCGACTGGGTGGCCTGGAGCCAGCCGCCGCCGTCGTGGTCGCGACCGTGCGGGCGCTGAAGGTCCACTCCGGCCACTACGACATCAAGCCCGGCCGGCCGCTCCCCGAGGCCCTGTTCGCGGAGAGCCCGGACGAGGTACGCGCCGGCCTGGCCAACCTGCGCAAGCACCTCGAGATCATCCAGAGCTTCGGGGTCACCCCCGTGGTCGCGATCAACGCCTTCCCGCAGGACCACGACAGCGAGCATGCCGTCATCGCCGGGCTCGCCGCCGAACTCGGTGTGCGCTGCGCGGTGACCCGGCACGTCGCGCAGGGCGGCGCCGGAGCCGAAGACCTGGCGCGGGAGGTGCTGGCCGCGTCGGAGCAACCCACCCGGTTCACCACGACCTACGCCCTGGAGGACACCCTCGAGGAGAAGATCGAGGCCATCGCGACCCGTGTCTACGGCGCCGACGGCGTGGACTACACCCCTGCCGCCGCGAAGTCCCTGCAGACCTATGAGGACGCAGGCTTCGGTGACCTGCCGGTGGTCATCGCCAAGACCCACCTGTCGATCAGCTCCGACCCGACCCTGCGCGGTGCGCCCACGGGCTGGCGCCTGCCGGTGCGGGAGGTGCGAGCCAACGTGGGTGCGGGCTATGTCTATGCCATCGCCGGAGACATGCGGACCATGCCAGGCCTGTCCCGGCATCCCAACGCCGAGCGGATCGAGCTGGCCCCGGACGGGACGATCAGCGGTCTGTCCTGA
- the paaK gene encoding phenylacetate--CoA ligase PaaK, protein MSLPTIEPRPDLYDDAETWSLDQLRTEQLSRLQDCVRRAYDGVVHYRRRLDERGVHPDDIRTLDDVRLLPFTTKADLRDNYPFEMLAVPREQCVRVHASSGTTGRPTVVGYTKKDIDTWADLVARSLRAAGVRPGDLVHVAYGYGLFTGGLGAHYGVERLGCTAIPMSGGQTEKQIQLIRDFKPSVIMVTPSYFLAMMDHVKSLGLDPSETSLRIGVFGAEPWTQAMREEIEAECRMHATDIFGLSEVMGPGVAQECVETKDGLTLWEDHFYPEIIDPITEEPVPEGEEGELVLTAMTREAMPMLRYRTRDLTRLMPGTARPSFRRMAKITGRSDDLMIVRGVNVFPTQIEEIVLKIDGLRPHFQCVLSRPARMDELTVNVEGAPGLAPERREVLAREVARQIKSRIGTTAQVVVLGEGGIERSVGKARRIVDQRPKD, encoded by the coding sequence ATGTCACTGCCGACGATCGAACCCCGGCCCGACCTCTATGACGACGCCGAGACGTGGTCGCTCGACCAGTTGCGCACCGAGCAGCTCTCACGGTTGCAGGATTGCGTTCGCCGGGCCTACGACGGGGTGGTGCACTACCGGCGCCGCCTGGACGAGCGCGGGGTGCACCCGGACGACATACGGACCCTGGACGACGTCCGGCTGCTGCCGTTCACGACCAAGGCTGACCTGCGGGACAACTACCCGTTCGAGATGCTCGCGGTGCCGCGCGAGCAGTGCGTGCGCGTGCACGCGAGCTCGGGGACGACCGGGCGTCCGACGGTCGTGGGCTACACGAAGAAGGACATCGACACCTGGGCCGACCTGGTGGCTCGTTCCCTGCGGGCCGCAGGTGTGCGACCGGGCGACCTGGTGCACGTGGCCTACGGCTACGGCCTGTTCACCGGCGGTCTCGGCGCGCACTACGGGGTGGAGCGGCTCGGCTGCACCGCGATCCCGATGAGCGGCGGGCAGACCGAGAAGCAGATCCAGCTGATCCGCGACTTCAAGCCGTCAGTGATCATGGTGACACCGTCCTACTTCCTGGCGATGATGGACCACGTCAAGAGCCTGGGCCTTGACCCCTCGGAGACGTCGCTGCGGATCGGGGTCTTCGGGGCGGAGCCGTGGACGCAGGCGATGCGCGAGGAGATCGAGGCGGAGTGCCGGATGCACGCCACCGACATCTTCGGGCTCTCCGAGGTGATGGGCCCGGGCGTGGCCCAGGAGTGCGTGGAGACCAAGGACGGGCTGACCCTCTGGGAGGACCATTTCTATCCCGAGATCATTGACCCGATCACCGAGGAGCCGGTCCCGGAGGGCGAGGAGGGCGAACTCGTTCTCACCGCGATGACGCGCGAGGCGATGCCGATGCTGCGCTATCGCACCCGCGACCTGACGCGGCTGATGCCGGGCACCGCGCGGCCGAGCTTCCGCCGGATGGCCAAGATCACCGGCCGCTCGGACGACCTGATGATCGTGCGCGGCGTCAACGTCTTCCCGACCCAGATCGAGGAGATCGTGCTCAAGATCGACGGGCTCCGCCCCCACTTCCAGTGCGTGCTCAGCCGACCTGCCCGGATGGACGAGCTCACCGTCAACGTCGAGGGAGCGCCCGGCCTGGCGCCCGAGCGTCGGGAGGTCCTGGCCCGCGAGGTGGCCCGCCAGATCAAGTCGCGGATCGGCACCACCGCTCAGGTGGTCGTCCTCGGCGAGGGTGGGATCGAGCGCTCGGTCGGCAAGGCCCGGCGGATCGTGGACCAGCGGCCCAAGGACTGA
- a CDS encoding maleylpyruvate isomerase family mycothiol-dependent enzyme: protein MTLDYVAHLKGETERFLSVLRGADPTLQVPGCPDWDAADLLWHLGEVQWFWATIVSRRLQDPEAAEADKPSRPGSQDALVTFLEDAHGQLVEALSSADPAEQVWMWAEDQTVGYVRRRQANEALIHRLDAEQTVGAVTPLDPLLSTDALHEVFTTIFGGVPDWGTFTPSGRSVQLEPADGPGPLQIGLGRFTGTSPASGTAYDDPACELASTDSPSATVTGTAGDLAAWAWGRGDLSRLTVTGDQGAVSDLTAVLDLGVE, encoded by the coding sequence GTGACGCTGGACTATGTCGCCCACCTTAAGGGTGAGACAGAACGGTTCCTGTCGGTGCTGCGCGGCGCGGACCCCACCCTGCAGGTCCCCGGCTGTCCCGACTGGGACGCTGCCGATCTGCTGTGGCACCTGGGGGAGGTGCAGTGGTTCTGGGCCACGATTGTGTCCCGGCGGCTGCAGGATCCGGAGGCGGCCGAGGCCGATAAGCCATCCCGACCCGGTTCGCAGGACGCGCTGGTGACCTTTCTGGAGGACGCCCACGGTCAGTTGGTGGAGGCGCTGTCGTCCGCCGACCCTGCCGAGCAGGTGTGGATGTGGGCCGAGGACCAGACCGTCGGCTACGTGCGGCGCCGCCAGGCCAACGAGGCGCTGATCCACCGGCTGGACGCGGAGCAGACGGTCGGTGCCGTCACGCCGCTGGATCCGCTGCTGTCGACCGACGCGCTGCACGAGGTGTTCACCACGATCTTTGGCGGTGTCCCGGACTGGGGGACCTTCACCCCGTCAGGCAGGTCGGTCCAGCTCGAACCGGCCGACGGGCCGGGCCCTCTGCAGATCGGGTTGGGCCGCTTCACCGGGACCAGTCCCGCCAGCGGCACCGCCTATGACGACCCGGCCTGCGAGCTGGCGTCGACCGACTCACCCAGCGCGACGGTCACCGGGACGGCCGGTGACCTGGCCGCCTGGGCGTGGGGTCGCGGTGACCTCTCGAGGCTCACCGTCACTGGCGACCAGGGCGCGGTCTCGGACCTGACGGCGGTGCTGGACCTGGGAGTTGAGTAA
- a CDS encoding aldo/keto reductase — MTEMTYRPLGDSGLRVSTVGIGCNAFGTRIGGDTVQEIVDAAIEEGITLFDTADTYGRGESETLLGEALNSRREAVIVATKFGMDMQGANGPDWGARGSRRYIRRAVEASLRRLGTDWIDLYQLHRPDPVTPIDETLAALSELVTEGKVRYIGSSNLAGWQVVEADWTARTSGYSAFISAQNKYSLLDREPEEELVPACETVGVGVLPFFPLEYGLLTGKYSRDQGAPQGSRLAADNQAERLAGADWDEIERLTAYAEARGLSLLQVAIGGLAAQPAVSSVIAGVTSADQVRSNAAAGLWEPTAEDLAEL; from the coding sequence ATGACTGAGATGACCTATCGCCCGCTCGGGGACTCCGGCCTGCGGGTCAGCACCGTCGGCATCGGCTGCAACGCCTTCGGCACGCGCATCGGTGGTGACACGGTCCAGGAGATCGTGGATGCGGCGATCGAGGAGGGGATCACCCTGTTCGACACTGCCGACACCTACGGCCGCGGCGAGTCCGAGACGCTGCTCGGTGAGGCGCTGAACTCGCGCCGTGAGGCGGTCATCGTGGCCACCAAGTTCGGCATGGACATGCAGGGTGCCAACGGGCCAGACTGGGGTGCGCGCGGGTCACGGCGCTACATCCGCAGGGCGGTGGAGGCGAGCCTGCGTCGGCTCGGCACCGACTGGATCGACCTCTATCAGCTGCACCGCCCCGACCCGGTCACCCCGATCGACGAGACCCTGGCTGCCCTGTCCGAACTGGTCACCGAGGGCAAGGTCCGCTACATCGGCTCCAGCAATCTGGCCGGCTGGCAGGTCGTCGAAGCCGACTGGACCGCCCGGACCAGCGGCTACAGCGCGTTCATCTCGGCCCAGAACAAGTACTCCCTGCTCGATCGGGAACCGGAGGAGGAACTGGTGCCGGCCTGCGAGACCGTCGGGGTCGGCGTCCTGCCGTTCTTCCCGCTGGAGTACGGCCTGCTCACCGGCAAGTACTCCCGCGACCAGGGCGCACCCCAGGGCAGTCGCCTGGCAGCGGACAACCAGGCGGAGCGGTTGGCGGGGGCGGACTGGGACGAGATCGAGCGGCTGACGGCGTATGCCGAGGCGCGCGGACTCTCCCTGCTCCAGGTGGCCATCGGTGGGCTCGCCGCCCAGCCGGCGGTCTCCTCGGTGATCGCCGGAGTGACCAGCGCGGACCAGGTCCGCAGCAACGCGGCCGCCGGGCTGTGGGAGCCGACTGCGGAGGACCTGGCCGAGCTCTAG
- a CDS encoding putative periplasmic lipoprotein produces the protein MRRLLIPVLLVGALLLSGCSGSEPIELPEDPPDAVLLDAERVETPLDTVLIAVRQVSDVPISYERLFDVTDTGPDALIEHYDTALTAQGWERVAGSRGITGALGSSWERNGQDVLIALVSLEGRDVAAVFVSPG, from the coding sequence ATGCGACGTCTCCTGATCCCGGTGCTGCTCGTCGGTGCCCTGCTCCTCTCGGGCTGCTCGGGCAGTGAGCCGATCGAGCTCCCTGAGGATCCACCCGATGCGGTGCTCCTCGACGCGGAGCGGGTCGAGACTCCGCTCGACACGGTCCTGATCGCGGTGCGCCAGGTCTCGGATGTCCCGATCTCCTACGAACGTCTCTTCGACGTGACCGACACCGGACCGGACGCGCTCATCGAGCACTACGACACGGCGCTGACCGCGCAGGGCTGGGAGCGAGTTGCCGGTTCACGCGGGATCACCGGGGCGCTCGGGTCCAGCTGGGAACGGAACGGCCAGGATGTGCTGATCGCACTGGTCAGCCTGGAGGGCAGGGACGTCGCCGCGGTCTTTGTGTCGCCGGGTTAG